One window from the genome of Anaerococcus sp. Marseille-Q7828 encodes:
- a CDS encoding L-serine ammonia-lyase, iron-sulfur-dependent, subunit alpha, whose translation MSMDKNLINKELIDIVKEDSTKAVGCTEPVAVAYAANVGAEYLDKSNIEKIEVLCSKNIFKNGKAVKIPNTGNHGLDLAASLGVFTEKTTSPLLVFSKLTDVTIKKAKDFVKDGKVTVNYIDNVPDVYVELSIFTGEDKVKVVLANSHSNIVKIIKNGEVIYDNPTDDGKGDKVSIKDMSFEELGQIVRDMDYDDIAFVLEGVEVNLNAANEGLEGYGLELGKKLKELKDAKILPDNFVTDTRILTAAAADMRMGGGALPIMTSGGSGNQGVGVVLPIYIVAKRENLDDESLARGLFFAHIINRYVKEYSGKLSGLCGCAIGAAIGASAGIAFMLDGSEEEIEGACTNVFANLTGIVCDGAKESCSMKLSTSAEESVIAAYLALNGVVTDANVGIVGDSIEETIINIGKLSHLGFAQTDKVMLDIIDR comes from the coding sequence ATGAGTATGGATAAAAATCTGATAAACAAAGAACTTATCGATATTGTAAAAGAAGACTCGACTAAGGCAGTGGGATGCACGGAACCCGTCGCAGTTGCCTATGCTGCCAATGTAGGAGCAGAATATCTTGATAAGTCTAATATCGAAAAAATTGAGGTGCTTTGCAGTAAAAACATATTTAAAAATGGCAAGGCTGTCAAGATTCCAAACACAGGAAATCATGGTTTGGACTTAGCAGCAAGCCTAGGTGTTTTTACGGAGAAAACAACTAGTCCACTTTTAGTTTTTTCAAAGCTGACAGATGTTACTATTAAAAAAGCCAAAGACTTTGTCAAAGATGGGAAGGTTACAGTAAACTATATTGACAATGTTCCTGATGTATATGTAGAACTTTCAATATTTACAGGAGAAGATAAGGTCAAGGTAGTCCTAGCCAATTCCCACTCAAACATTGTAAAAATCATCAAAAATGGGGAAGTTATATACGATAATCCAACCGATGATGGCAAAGGGGACAAGGTCTCTATCAAAGATATGTCTTTTGAAGAGCTTGGACAAATTGTAAGGGACATGGACTATGATGATATTGCCTTTGTCTTAGAAGGAGTTGAGGTCAACCTCAATGCGGCCAATGAGGGCTTAGAAGGCTATGGTCTTGAACTTGGCAAGAAACTAAAAGAGCTAAAGGATGCCAAAATCTTGCCAGATAATTTTGTTACAGATACTAGGATTCTAACTGCAGCTGCAGCTGACATGAGAATGGGCGGTGGAGCTCTTCCTATAATGACATCTGGGGGCAGTGGTAACCAAGGAGTTGGCGTAGTTTTACCTATATACATAGTAGCAAAAAGAGAAAATCTGGATGATGAAAGTCTTGCAAGAGGTCTGTTTTTTGCACATATTATTAACCGCTATGTTAAGGAATATTCTGGTAAACTTTCTGGCTTATGTGGATGTGCTATAGGAGCAGCAATCGGTGCTAGTGCAGGAATTGCCTTTATGCTTGATGGTAGCGAAGAGGAGATAGAGGGCGCTTGTACCAATGTTTTTGCCAACCTTACTGGCATAGTATGTGATGGAGCAAAGGAGTCTTGTTCTATGAAACTATCAACCAGTGCAGAAGAATCGGTAATTGCAGCCTATCTTGCCCTAAATGGAGTGGTGACTGATGCTAATGTAGGCATAGTAGGTGATAGTATAGAAGAAACGATTATAAATATAGGCAAGTTATCCCACCTAGGTTTTGCCCAAACAGATAAAGTGATGTTGGATATAATAGATAGATAA
- a CDS encoding DUF4367 domain-containing protein, protein MKNKRYLRLALILALATPLAACGNKAETTEEKPAQEASEEVKEAKEDGDLAVEPDPANEIDSKDSGEKGIYDLEFSYLPEGFGENFKDEKNDLRTVEYGAPKNPAQKITVQISNNEERMAGLVSVPEDAEDITIGENTGKYWDDGSFNYIFIKDGQNEIYTRSTLEKEESVKVVEGIK, encoded by the coding sequence ATGAAGAATAAGAGATATTTAAGACTAGCATTAATTTTGGCTTTAGCAACACCACTAGCTGCATGTGGCAATAAGGCAGAAACTACAGAAGAAAAACCAGCTCAAGAGGCAAGTGAAGAAGTAAAAGAAGCTAAGGAAGATGGAGACCTAGCCGTAGAGCCAGATCCAGCAAATGAGATTGACAGCAAGGATTCAGGCGAAAAAGGCATCTATGACCTAGAATTTTCATACCTACCAGAAGGTTTTGGTGAAAACTTCAAAGATGAAAAAAATGATTTGCGTACTGTAGAATACGGTGCTCCAAAAAATCCAGCCCAAAAAATCACCGTTCAAATCTCAAATAATGAAGAGAGAATGGCAGGACTTGTAAGTGTTCCAGAAGATGCAGAAGATATCACCATTGGTGAAAACACTGGCAAATACTGGGATGATGGATCATTTAACTACATCTTTATTAAAGATGGCCAAAACGAAATCTACACCAGATCTACTCTTGAAAAAGAGGAATCTGTGAAAGTTGTTGAAGGTATAAAATAA
- the hcp gene encoding hydroxylamine reductase, giving the protein MFCYQCQETAKNEGCTIQGVCGKKEDTANSQDLLIYVTKGLAEVANKIGEDNDKVYDRISNNLFITITNANFDTDAIMKVVKETIKMKDELLEKIENKEELSDFALYTSMDDEELSKKAIEVGVLNILNEDERSLVELTTYGLKGMAAYNHHANVLGYRDVEVDRFIAHALEETTKDDKEIPSLIDLVMATGEHGVKAMALLDKANTTSYGHPEITEVDYSAGDKPGILISGHDLHDMKMLLEQTKGSGVEIYTHSEMLPANYYPEFKQYDHFHGNYGSSWWHQNEEFESFNGPILMTTNCIVPMKKNNTYQDKMFTTGQAGYPGCKHIEADENGNKDFSEIIELAKTCEAPTNLEDLKVVGGFAHNQVIQLADKVVEEVKDGNIKKFVVMGGCDGRFKERNYYSEFAQGLPEDYVILTAGCAKYRYNKLGLGDINGIPRVLDAGQCNDSYSLVQIALALKDAFGLDDINDLPIEYNIAWYEQKAVIVLLALLSLGVKNIHLGPTLPAFLSETVVDFLVENFNIAPNTTVEEDLKTMTA; this is encoded by the coding sequence ATGTTTTGTTACCAATGTCAAGAAACAGCTAAAAATGAAGGATGTACTATTCAAGGTGTTTGTGGTAAAAAAGAAGATACAGCAAACAGCCAAGATTTATTAATATATGTTACAAAAGGACTTGCTGAAGTTGCTAATAAAATTGGCGAGGACAATGATAAAGTTTATGATAGGATTTCAAACAACTTATTTATAACAATTACAAATGCAAACTTTGATACAGATGCAATTATGAAAGTTGTTAAAGAAACTATCAAAATGAAAGATGAACTTTTAGAAAAAATTGAAAACAAAGAAGAATTATCTGATTTTGCTCTTTATACATCAATGGATGATGAAGAATTATCTAAAAAAGCAATTGAAGTTGGTGTTTTAAATATTCTTAATGAGGATGAAAGATCTCTAGTAGAACTTACTACATATGGCCTAAAAGGAATGGCTGCATACAACCACCATGCAAATGTACTTGGATATAGAGATGTGGAAGTTGATAGATTTATAGCTCACGCTCTTGAAGAGACCACAAAAGACGACAAGGAAATTCCTAGCCTAATTGACCTTGTAATGGCTACAGGTGAACACGGAGTAAAGGCAATGGCTCTATTAGATAAAGCTAATACAACAAGCTATGGCCATCCAGAAATTACAGAAGTAGATTATTCTGCAGGAGATAAACCAGGAATTCTAATATCTGGACACGATTTACACGATATGAAAATGCTACTAGAACAAACAAAGGGTAGCGGAGTAGAAATTTATACTCACTCAGAAATGCTACCTGCAAATTACTATCCAGAATTTAAACAATATGACCACTTCCACGGCAACTATGGTTCATCTTGGTGGCACCAAAATGAAGAATTCGAATCCTTTAATGGTCCAATACTTATGACAACTAACTGTATAGTGCCAATGAAGAAGAACAATACTTACCAAGATAAAATGTTTACAACAGGACAAGCAGGATATCCAGGATGTAAACATATAGAAGCAGATGAAAATGGCAACAAAGACTTCTCAGAAATCATTGAATTAGCAAAAACATGTGAAGCTCCAACTAATCTTGAGGATTTAAAGGTAGTAGGTGGATTTGCTCACAATCAAGTTATCCAATTAGCAGATAAGGTTGTGGAAGAAGTTAAAGATGGAAACATCAAAAAATTCGTAGTAATGGGTGGATGTGATGGTAGATTTAAAGAAAGAAACTACTATTCAGAATTTGCTCAAGGACTTCCAGAAGACTATGTAATTCTTACAGCAGGTTGTGCAAAATATCGCTACAACAAACTTGGTCTTGGAGATATCAATGGAATTCCAAGAGTCCTAGATGCTGGCCAATGTAACGACTCTTACTCACTAGTTCAAATTGCTCTAGCACTAAAAGATGCCTTTGGATTAGATGATATCAACGATTTGCCAATCGAGTATAACATAGCTTGGTATGAACAAAAGGCAGTAATAGTATTGCTTGCCCTACTAAGTCTAGGAGTAAAAAATATCCACCTAGGACCAACATTACCAGCTTTCCTATCAGAAACTGTAGTAGATTTCTTGGTAGAAAACTTCAATATTGCGCCAAACACAACAGTAGAAGAAGATCTAAAAACAATGACAGCATAA
- a CDS encoding Crp/Fnr family transcriptional regulator, translating into MDLRQISMFKNLTDQDIKLIEEKNMIEEKTYQKEDHIFRVGDVTGDAYYLIEGSILVYKIDPNGKRFIIKKIQKPGVFGEVYSYLKEGFDFSAQAEVASKILIIHDFASIFSFGSEEFLKSYIDMLSRKCLELSRTNQITSQASLRQKISKYLLLNQENSLVKINLSREEWADILATTRPSLSRELSNMVDDGLIEIKDKTIKITNLSQMADII; encoded by the coding sequence ATGGATTTAAGACAAATTTCAATGTTTAAAAATTTAACTGACCAGGATATCAAATTAATAGAAGAAAAAAATATGATAGAAGAAAAGACATACCAAAAAGAAGACCACATCTTTAGGGTGGGAGATGTTACAGGAGATGCCTATTATCTTATAGAAGGTAGTATTTTGGTTTATAAAATTGATCCTAATGGCAAGAGATTTATCATAAAAAAGATTCAAAAACCAGGAGTTTTTGGGGAAGTCTACTCATATCTCAAAGAAGGCTTTGACTTTTCTGCCCAAGCAGAAGTAGCTAGCAAAATACTTATAATCCACGATTTTGCATCTATTTTCTCCTTTGGATCAGAAGAATTTTTGAAGTCATATATAGATATGCTTTCAAGAAAATGCCTAGAACTGTCGAGGACAAATCAAATCACGTCCCAGGCTAGCCTCCGCCAAAAAATAAGCAAGTATCTATTGTTAAATCAAGAAAACTCTCTAGTAAAGATAAATCTTTCTAGGGAAGAGTGGGCAGATATCCTAGCCACTACAAGGCCTTCCCTTTCTCGTGAACTTTCAAATATGGTCGATGATGGCTTGATAGAGATCAAAGATAAGACAATCAAAATTACAAATCTATCACAAATGGCTGATATCATATAA
- a CDS encoding radical SAM protein codes for MEETLKDKTTKLAFSKSIDIALKKIKKDPVRGMEDITDIMDKYIMPKDAEENSAKHALDRIRGEFSDPTSKWASFAEDIVNDIDDNVLKQFIMTVAYNAVYKGNSKRNQLQKEYNCNIPWTILFDPTSACNLACTGCWAAEYGHKNNLSYEEMQSIVRQGNEMGSYFFLLTGGEPLVRKKDIIKLANEFNDSAFHIFTNGTLIDDEFCEEVAKAGNISFALSVEGTEESTDFRRGDGVYSKVINAMETLKKHKLLYGVSVCYTSKNYLQVTSDEFIANMIDHGCKLAWFFHYMPVGNDADVSLLPSPDQRKYILKRIREIRSGSSPHKIYAIDFQNDGEFINGCIAGGKNYLHINSQGDMEPCVFIHYSDSNIRDNTILEALQAPLFMAYHDNQPFNDNMFKPCPMLENAGKLTKMVNETHAHSTDLISPEDPKDLEGKCAPYAKEWNKTADDMWEIRKEERTIKN; via the coding sequence ATGGAGGAAACATTAAAAGATAAAACTACTAAGCTAGCTTTTTCAAAATCTATTGATATAGCACTAAAAAAGATAAAAAAAGATCCAGTAAGAGGTATGGAAGATATCACCGATATAATGGATAAGTACATAATGCCAAAAGATGCTGAGGAAAATAGTGCCAAGCACGCTCTTGACAGAATCAGAGGAGAATTTTCCGATCCGACATCAAAATGGGCCTCTTTTGCAGAAGATATAGTAAATGACATTGACGATAATGTCCTAAAACAGTTTATAATGACAGTAGCCTACAACGCTGTCTATAAGGGTAACTCCAAGAGAAATCAATTGCAAAAAGAATATAATTGCAATATCCCTTGGACAATATTATTTGATCCAACCTCAGCTTGTAACCTTGCTTGTACTGGTTGCTGGGCTGCCGAATACGGCCACAAAAACAATCTTTCTTATGAAGAAATGCAAAGTATAGTAAGACAAGGTAATGAAATGGGCTCATATTTCTTCTTGCTAACAGGTGGAGAACCTCTAGTAAGAAAAAAAGATATTATAAAATTGGCCAATGAATTTAATGATTCTGCCTTTCATATCTTCACAAACGGCACACTAATTGACGATGAATTTTGCGAGGAAGTTGCTAAAGCTGGCAATATTTCCTTTGCCCTATCTGTAGAGGGAACAGAAGAATCTACCGACTTTAGAAGGGGTGATGGAGTTTATAGCAAGGTTATTAACGCTATGGAAACTCTTAAAAAACACAAGCTTCTCTACGGTGTTTCTGTTTGCTACACATCAAAGAACTACTTACAGGTTACTTCAGATGAATTTATAGCAAATATGATAGATCATGGTTGTAAACTGGCTTGGTTTTTCCATTACATGCCTGTTGGCAATGATGCTGATGTATCACTTTTACCAAGTCCAGACCAAAGAAAATATATTTTAAAGAGAATTAGAGAGATTAGATCTGGATCTAGTCCTCACAAGATATACGCCATAGATTTCCAAAATGATGGTGAATTTATAAACGGTTGTATAGCCGGTGGTAAAAACTACCTACATATTAATTCTCAAGGGGATATGGAGCCTTGCGTATTTATCCACTATTCAGATTCAAATATTAGGGATAATACTATCCTAGAAGCTTTGCAAGCTCCACTATTTATGGCCTACCATGACAATCAACCATTTAATGACAATATGTTTAAACCATGTCCAATGCTTGAAAATGCAGGCAAACTTACAAAAATGGTCAATGAGACACATGCACACTCTACTGATTTAATATCTCCAGAAGATCCAAAAGATCTAGAAGGCAAATGTGCACCATATGCAAAAGAATGGAACAAGACAGCAGATGATATGTGGGAAATAAGAAAAGAAGAAAGAACAATAAAAAATTAA
- a CDS encoding dicarboxylate/amino acid:cation symporter, with protein MGKKKIFDSLIFKLVLGIILGIIVGNISNESVIVVINTIKAVLGQLIFYAVPIIILGFITPAIVSLSEEAGRVLTITLIICYISSVGAALFSLVVGRSVIPNLHIASELAEQKQIPESIFELSIDPLMPVMTALVTSVILGLGVVWSKSETWNKLLKESNNITLEVVNKVIIKVLPLYIFTTFAELSYTGVINKQLPVFIKIIFIVIIMHYIWLALLYLIGGAISKTNPMEVLRNYGPAYLTALGTMSSAATLSVALKSAAKAKTLDPKIRDFVIPLCSNTHLCGSVLTETFFVMVVSQILYGKLPELSSMILFVILLGIFAIGAPGVPGGTVMASLGLIISVLGFDDTGTALMLSIFALQDSFGTACNVTGDGAIALMVTGLLKRVPGRGNNPAYVYKEEEI; from the coding sequence ATGGGAAAGAAAAAAATATTTGATAGTTTAATTTTTAAACTAGTTCTTGGTATCATTTTAGGAATAATTGTTGGAAATATAAGTAACGAGTCAGTTATAGTTGTAATAAATACGATAAAAGCAGTTTTGGGTCAATTGATCTTTTATGCAGTACCAATCATAATTTTGGGATTCATAACACCTGCCATAGTTTCTCTAAGTGAAGAAGCAGGCAGGGTGTTAACTATAACCCTAATCATTTGCTACATATCATCTGTTGGTGCAGCCTTGTTCTCACTAGTTGTTGGTAGGTCTGTGATTCCAAACCTACATATAGCATCAGAGCTTGCAGAGCAAAAACAAATTCCAGAGTCAATCTTTGAACTTAGCATAGATCCACTAATGCCAGTAATGACAGCTTTAGTAACATCAGTTATCCTAGGTCTTGGAGTAGTATGGTCAAAGTCAGAAACTTGGAATAAATTATTAAAAGAATCCAATAACATTACTTTGGAAGTAGTAAATAAAGTAATAATCAAAGTATTACCTCTATATATATTTACAACCTTTGCTGAACTTTCATACACAGGAGTGATAAATAAGCAATTACCAGTATTTATAAAGATTATATTTATCGTAATTATCATGCATTACATATGGCTTGCCTTGCTATACCTAATAGGTGGAGCTATTTCAAAGACAAATCCAATGGAAGTACTCAGAAACTACGGTCCTGCATATTTGACAGCACTTGGAACAATGTCTTCAGCTGCAACCCTATCAGTTGCCCTAAAATCAGCAGCAAAGGCTAAGACCCTCGATCCTAAGATAAGAGACTTTGTTATACCACTTTGTTCAAATACCCACTTATGTGGATCAGTACTTACAGAAACATTCTTTGTAATGGTTGTATCACAAATTCTTTATGGTAAACTTCCAGAATTAAGCTCCATGATACTATTTGTTATTCTATTGGGAATATTTGCTATAGGCGCACCAGGAGTACCAGGTGGTACAGTTATGGCTTCTCTTGGACTAATTATTTCTGTTCTAGGTTTTGATGATACAGGTACAGCGCTCATGCTTTCAATATTTGCCCTTCAAGATTCATTTGGTACAGCTTGCAACGTCACAGGAGATGGAGCAATAGCCCTTATGGTTACAGGATTACTAAAGAGAGTTCCAGGCAGGGGCAACAACCCAGCCTATGTTTATAAGGAAGAAGAAATTTAG
- a CDS encoding PTS glucose transporter subunit IIA has protein sequence MSLFGNLFKKDKENENTNYSNKVLVPITGIVSSVKECQDPVFAGEMVGKGSLILPSEGKVYSPVDGEISMVADSKHALGITSNTGLEILIHIGLDTVELNGEPYTSHVSQGQKVKAGDLLMEFDIKKIKAAGKSVESPVIITNADDKEINLLANGQTNHGEELMEVIG, from the coding sequence ATGTCATTATTTGGAAATCTATTTAAAAAAGATAAAGAAAATGAAAATACAAATTATAGCAATAAAGTTTTAGTACCTATAACAGGTATAGTTTCAAGCGTCAAAGAATGCCAAGACCCTGTTTTTGCAGGAGAAATGGTGGGTAAGGGAAGCTTGATCTTACCAAGCGAGGGTAAGGTTTATAGCCCTGTTGATGGTGAAATCTCAATGGTAGCTGACTCAAAACACGCCCTAGGAATTACCTCAAATACAGGTCTTGAAATCCTAATACACATTGGCCTTGACACAGTTGAACTAAATGGCGAACCATACACCTCTCACGTAAGCCAAGGACAAAAGGTAAAAGCTGGAGACCTATTAATGGAATTTGATATTAAAAAAATCAAAGCAGCTGGCAAATCAGTAGAATCACCAGTTATTATAACCAATGCCGACGATAAAGAAATCAATCTTCTGGCAAATGGTCAAACAAACCACGGCGAAGAATTAATGGAAGTAATCGGCTAA